Proteins co-encoded in one Ruegeria sp. YS9 genomic window:
- a CDS encoding DMT family transporter encodes MTSSTVSSRPLAGMFWMFAAGLSFVVMTALVKSLGTSMNSIQAAFLRYVLGLVFLLPAMRSIMSTHLTPRLLTLFGLRGVVHAVAVMLWFFAMTQIPLAEVTAMNYMTPVYVTLGAALFLGEKLAFRRIAAILVALVGVLIILRPGFRDVSSGHLAMLGTALTLGGSYLLAKILVRDVPPSVVVAHLSIWVTIALIPFAVAVWTQPSLRDLGVLFLVASFATAGHYFMTLALQAAPVAVTQPVTFLQLIWATILGAAVFHESVDVWVVAGGTLILAAVSFISWREFVLNRRDLTPPSIAPKL; translated from the coding sequence ATGACTTCATCCACCGTATCGTCCCGCCCGCTTGCCGGCATGTTCTGGATGTTCGCCGCCGGCTTGTCCTTTGTCGTGATGACCGCGCTGGTGAAGTCGTTGGGCACATCGATGAATTCCATCCAGGCCGCCTTCCTGCGGTATGTGCTGGGTTTGGTGTTTCTTTTGCCAGCCATGCGGTCGATCATGTCGACACATCTGACACCCCGCCTGCTGACGCTGTTCGGCCTGCGAGGGGTCGTGCATGCGGTTGCGGTCATGCTCTGGTTCTTTGCCATGACACAGATACCATTGGCCGAGGTCACCGCCATGAATTACATGACGCCGGTTTACGTCACCCTGGGGGCGGCCCTGTTTCTGGGTGAAAAACTGGCCTTTCGCCGGATTGCAGCCATTCTGGTCGCTCTGGTTGGCGTCCTGATCATCCTGCGGCCCGGTTTTCGCGACGTGTCATCAGGCCATCTGGCCATGCTGGGAACGGCCCTGACACTTGGGGGGTCGTATTTATTGGCCAAGATTCTGGTGCGTGATGTACCGCCATCCGTCGTCGTGGCGCATTTGTCGATCTGGGTGACCATAGCCCTGATACCATTTGCGGTCGCCGTCTGGACGCAGCCAAGCCTGCGGGATCTCGGGGTTCTTTTTCTGGTGGCCAGCTTTGCGACAGCCGGGCACTACTTCATGACCTTGGCACTTCAGGCGGCGCCAGTGGCCGTCACGCAGCCGGTGACGTTTCTTCAGCTGATATGGGCCACGATCCTGGGCGCCGCAGTGTTCCATGAAAGCGTTGACGTGTGGGTTGTCGCGGGCGGCACGCTGATCCTTGCCGCCGTAAGCTTTATCTCATGGCGCGAATTCGTGTTGAACCGCCGGGACTTGACGCCTCCGAGTATTGCGCCGAAGCTGTAA
- a CDS encoding LysE/ArgO family amino acid transporter — protein MPTSVIAGFALGFSLILAIGAQNAFILRQGLRREHVFFLCLTCAVSDAILIGAGVAGFGTLAQAAPWFETVMRYGGAAFLIWYGLRSLRSSWLGGSVMEIGNGKRTSLNAALLTVFAFTWLNPHVYLDTVVLIGSISAQYDDRLGFALGAMTSSFVFFFSLGYGAGILSPVFARPRAWRVLDAGIGIVMLGIALKLVIM, from the coding sequence ATGCCTACATCCGTGATCGCCGGTTTTGCGCTGGGTTTCAGCCTGATCCTCGCCATCGGGGCGCAGAACGCCTTTATCCTGAGGCAGGGCTTGCGGCGCGAGCATGTGTTTTTTCTGTGCCTGACCTGTGCGGTGTCTGATGCCATCCTGATCGGAGCAGGCGTGGCAGGTTTTGGCACTCTGGCACAGGCCGCACCCTGGTTCGAAACCGTGATGCGATACGGTGGGGCGGCATTCCTGATCTGGTATGGCTTGCGCAGTCTGCGGTCATCCTGGCTGGGAGGTTCGGTGATGGAAATCGGCAATGGAAAGCGAACCAGCCTCAATGCTGCGCTGCTGACGGTATTCGCGTTCACCTGGCTGAATCCGCATGTGTATCTGGATACGGTCGTGCTGATCGGCTCGATCTCGGCCCAATATGACGACCGGCTGGGTTTCGCCCTTGGCGCGATGACATCTAGCTTTGTGTTCTTCTTTTCGCTTGGTTACGGCGCGGGTATCCTTTCCCCGGTTTTTGCGCGCCCCCGGGCGTGGCGGGTGCTGGATGCCGGGATTGGCATCGTCATGCTGGGTATCGCACTGAAACTTGTTATCATGTGA
- a CDS encoding LysR family transcriptional regulator ArgP, producing the protein MLLDPHQLAALSAILRHGSFDAAAAELAVTPSAISQRIKALEDRVGASLIHRGTPCTGTPAGQRIARYAEDVGLLESQLARELALVQEPGSARVRIAVPADILATWFIDAMARVPDMLFDLVIDDQDHSADWLRRGEVSAAVTVGGQTISGCDALELGVLRYLPTASPDFINAWFKDGVTEETLSKAPCLVFNRKDGLQKAWIARHTGNRLSPPSHFLPSSQGFVDAAIAGIGWGMNPAALVQDAMARGQLRPIVPDAPLDVALSWQVGRVLAPALKPLTQAVQHAAQRVLLPSQRK; encoded by the coding sequence ATGCTGCTGGACCCTCACCAACTGGCCGCCTTGTCCGCCATTCTGCGCCATGGCAGTTTTGATGCAGCGGCGGCGGAGCTGGCCGTGACCCCTTCGGCGATATCCCAGCGGATAAAGGCGCTGGAGGATCGGGTGGGCGCCTCGCTCATCCATCGGGGAACCCCTTGCACCGGAACGCCCGCCGGGCAGCGCATCGCGCGCTACGCCGAAGATGTCGGGCTGCTGGAATCACAACTGGCCCGTGAATTGGCGCTGGTACAAGAACCCGGGTCCGCGCGGGTTCGCATTGCGGTTCCCGCCGACATTCTGGCGACCTGGTTCATTGACGCGATGGCGCGTGTGCCCGACATGCTGTTCGACCTTGTGATCGACGATCAGGACCATTCGGCAGATTGGCTGAGGCGCGGTGAGGTCAGCGCCGCCGTCACCGTCGGCGGACAAACCATAAGCGGTTGTGACGCGCTTGAACTGGGCGTGTTGAGGTATCTGCCCACCGCCAGCCCGGACTTTATCAATGCGTGGTTCAAGGACGGCGTGACCGAGGAGACGCTCAGCAAAGCGCCTTGCCTTGTCTTCAACCGGAAAGACGGCCTGCAAAAAGCGTGGATCGCTCGTCACACCGGCAACCGTCTTTCACCGCCTTCCCACTTCCTGCCGTCTTCGCAAGGGTTCGTTGATGCCGCGATCGCGGGAATTGGCTGGGGTATGAACCCGGCAGCCCTTGTGCAAGACGCCATGGCGCGTGGACAGTTGCGCCCGATCGTTCCCGATGCGCCACTGGACGTCGCGCTCAGCTGGCAGGTCGGGCGTGTTCTTGCGCCAGCGCTCAAACCTCTTACACAGGCAGTCCAGCATGCTGCGCAACGGGTTTTGCTCCCGTCACAACGCAAATAG